Within the Salinirubrum litoreum genome, the region CGACACTGCTATCGCCGACCGCGAGGCCGATCTCGGCCGCGCCGACGCCGCCCTGTGCGTCGTCGACGACGACGGTGAACGTCGTCTGCTGGCCGACGTCGATACTGTCCGTCGCCGGGTCGAGGCTGACGGTGGTCCCGCCGGCCGCGAGGGCGACGCCCGCCGTGGCGCTCGAGGCCACGACGAGGGCGGCGACGAGGAGGACGGTCAGCCGTCCCGCTCGTGCTGTGATCGATGGTCGTTTCGTGTTGGTATCTTTCATGTTGTCGTTGTGAGTGTCCGTAAGAGACGAAATACTGAGTCGGGGAGGTAGTTATGCGGCCCCTGTGAGTTCGGTGAACAGTGCCTGTGCGTCGCCGACGTCGACGCTCCCGTCGCCGTTGAAGTCGAACGCGTCGACGTTCGTCGTGACCGCGTCGGCGTCCCGGTTGCTGAACAGCGACTGCGCGTCGCCGGTGTTCAGGTTCCCGTCGCCGTTGACGTCCTCGTAGAGGCCGTCACCGTCCGGGTCGCCGGGCAGGTCCTGCGCGTCGTTGACCGCCGGCGGGGTCACCTCGACGGTACCGCCGGCACTGTCGGAGGCGGTCTCGACCGTGTACCCCCGCTCGCCGAAGGCGGCGTCCGCCGGGACGTCGACCTCGAAGGTCACCTGCGTCTGGCCGTTCGCGGCCACGGTCACCTGCTGACTGTCGACCGTCTCGGCGGTGCCGTCGTCGTCGAGGTCGAACTGCAGGTCGACCGTCTGGGTGCTCTCGACCGCCCCGTCACTGCTGATCGTCGCCGTGACGGTGGTGGTACTCCCGACGGCCGCCTTCGCCGGAGCGCTCGTGCCGTCCACGACGAACTGCACGGGCTGGACCTCCAGGCTCGCGCCGGTCGTACCGGTCACCTCGTAGGGGACACCTTGCTCGTCGAAGACGAGCACGTCCTCGTTGCCGTCTGCCGCACCGATAGAGAGGCCGGCGGTGCCCTCGCCGGCACCCTCGACGGTCACGGTCGCGACGGTGACGGGCCCGGTCTGAGCCGTGTCCGCACCGAAGTACTCGAACTCGGCAGTCGAGTCAGCGATCGTGACGTCCTCCGAGTTCGCCCCATTCAGGACGGTCACGTCGGTGATCGTCGCGATGGAACTGTCGTCGACAGAGACGGCGATATCGGCGGCGCCGACGCCGCCGGCCGCGCTGTCGACGACGACGTCGTATGTCCGCTCGGCCCCGACTGTGGCGGTCTGCTCGCCGGGCTTGAGACTGACCGTCGTCTCCTTCGCTTCGGGCGGCTGGACCGTGACGCTGGTCGACTGTATCGCCGTCTCGCCGAACGAGTCGGTGACCGTCAGCGCGAACTCGAGCGTCGTCTCGCTGTCCACGTCCGGCGCGGTGAACGTCGGCTGGACGGCCGTGGCGTCACTCAGCGTGACGTCCGGGCCGCCGGTCTGACTCCACTGATAACTCAGCGAGTCGCCCTGGTCCGGGTCGTTCGACGCGGAGGCGTCGAGCGTCACCGTCTCGCCTTCGGTGACCGTCTCGGGATCGGCGTCCGCGACCGCCACCGGCTGGGTGTTCACCGTCAGCGTCGCGCTCCCGACACTGTCGAGCGTGTAGCCGGCACCGTTCTCGTCGAAGACGACGAGGTTGCCGGTCTGGGCGTTCTCGACGATCTCGATATCCGTCGTCCCGGCCGACGCGGCCTGGAGTGTCACCTCGAGAACGGTGACGCTCCCGGTGTCCGGGCTGTCCGCGAACGCGTACTTCACGTCCGCCGACCCGCCGCCGCCAGCGACGTCGTTGTCCGTGCTGCCGGGTTCGTTCAAGACGGTCACGTCGGTGATCGCCGCGACTCCCGGATCGCTACTCGTCACCCCGAGTTCGGCGGCACCGACGCCGCCGTCGGCGCTCGCTACTGCGATCTCGACGGTCGTCGTCTCACCGGGTTCGATCGTGTTGTCGTCGTCGGTGACCGATACTGTCAGGTCTGTCGTCGTCGCTGCCCCGGCGAAGCCGGCGAAGCCGACGGTCGCCGAGAGGGCGACCACGGTCACCAGCAGCAGGGTCAGCGCCTTCCGGTTGGATGGTGTGGTTGAGTTCATCTGTGTTCCGTCGTCGTGCGTCGGTCGGTGTCGTGTCGTGCGTGTGTCGGTCGGGTAGTGGGGTGGTCCGGTCCGAGTGGGGGACTGTCCCTCCAGAGAGTCGCGTGGACCGGCGGGGAGAGCGGTGGCTGATCAGGCCTCCGTCCCGTCGCTGTCGCCAGCCTCGACGCCGTTGGCGAACAGCGCCTGTGCGTCGCCGACGTTCACGTCACCGTCGCCGTTGTAGTCGAACGCGTCGACGTTGTTCACGACGACCGGATCGTCCGCGTTGGCGAAGATCGCCTGTGCGTCGCCGACGTTGACGTCGCCGTCGCCGTTGACGTCCTCGTAGAGGCCGTCACCGTCCGGGTCCGTCGGGGCGTTCTCGAAGTCGCCGATGACCCCGGGACCGTCGTCGGCGGTGTCGATCTGCTCGACCTTCACGGCCGAGAGCTTCGCGTTGTCGTTGATCGCCGCGAAGTCGACGTTGAGCGTGCCGTCGGTCACCTCGACCGTGTAGGTCTTGTCGGTGGCCGTCAGCGGGCCGACCTCGGAGAAGATGTCGTACTCCGTGAGCACCTCCTCGCCCTCGACGGTCACGGTGAACAGCCGGTCGTTCTCGTTCGTCCCGTCGACCGGCGGCGTCGTGGAGTCGGGTGAGTCGCTCCCGGAGACCCCCTGGTAGATCTCCGCGAACTTGAGGGTCACCTCGTAGGTGCCGTCCTCGACGTCGAGCGCGAGGTTCGGCGCCACGTTCCCGTCCGAGCCACCGTACCGTTCGGTCTGGTACAGCGTGTCGTCCTCGGTGTTCGCGATCGACTGACTGACCGAGTACGTGGAGCCGCTCGCGAGAGCGGTCGCGTCGGCACCGGCCTGGTAGGTCGTGCCGTCGGCGGCAGTGTACGACGAGCCGCCGGCGTTGGCCGCGAACACGACCTCGCCGTCCTGGTCGGGTTCGTCGACGTACACCGCGAACTCCTCGCTCGCGGTGGCCTGGCCGTCGTCTGCGGTGACGGTCACGGTGTAGGTCCCGACGGCGTCGGCACCGGGCGCGATCGTCAGCGTGCCGTCCGCGTTGGCCATGACGAAACTCGGCCCGGAGGCCGAGTAGGTCAGGTCGTCGCCGTCGGCGTCAGAGGCGGGCACGTCGACCGAGAGCGACTCGCCCTCGGTGACGCCCTGATCGGTGATGCTGTCGACCGTCGGCGCACTGTTCCCCGCGTCGGGATCGAGTTCGAGGACGACCACGTTCGACGACAGTCCCGCACCGTCGCCGTCCTCCACGGCGGCCACGAAGTAGTTAAGACCGCCGACGTCGGTCGAGTCGGTCAGCGTGACCGGGATCGTCGCCTCGCCGTTCGAGTCGAGCGTCGCCGAGTAGTACTCGACGTTCTCGGCCTTGTTGGCCTCGAAGTCCTCGATCTCGTAGCCGGGCGTCCCGTCGTAGTCGGGGACGTTGCTCAGTTCGAGTTCGCCCTCGACCCGCACGAGCGTCACGTCCGCGTTCGCGGGCCCGGAGACGGTGATCGTCTGGGCCGCCTCCGTCACCGTCGCGGCGCCGTGGTAGCCGTCGAGCGCGGTCCCGTCCAGCGAGACGCCCTCCGCACCGATGCTCGGCGCGGCCGGGACGTCACTGTCGGCGACGGCCTGGGCACCGCCCTGGCTCCCGTCGCCGATCGCCTGCGTCGTCTGGGTCGTGCCGTCGGCGTAGCCGACGTCGACCGTCGCTCGCGCGAGTTCGAGGCCGGAGACCGGGCCGGCCTCCTGCGACGAGACCGTCGCGCCCTTGATACTCGTCGGGTCGTTGTCCGCCGAGAAGGCGACCGTCTCGCCGGGGTCGAAGTCGGTGAACTCGATCGTGAGCACGTCGTAGCCGTCGGAGCCGTCCTGCCCGTTGTGCGGTTGGCTGAACACGTCGCCGTCGGCCGTGGAGACGACGCCGACGCCGTCACCAGACTGGCTGTCGATGGTCAGACCCTTCGCGGCCTGGTCGCCGGCCGTCCCGTCTGGGTCGAACACCATGTCGGGCAGGGTCGTCGTGCTCAGGTCGATCGTCACCGACTCGATGTTCTGGTCGCCGGTGTTCGTCACCTGGAAGGACCCGCCACCGTAGGTGCTCGCCTCGAGGCCGCTGTTGGGAGTGATCGCCACCTCGGCGCTCTTCGCACCGGTCGAGGTGGGCTGGACGGTCACGCTGACCGAGTCGGTCGCGGTCGCGCCGTCGTCGTCGGTCACCTGGACCTCGAAGGTGAGCGTCTCCTCGCTCGTCAGGTCCGGTGCGGTGAACGTCGGCTGTGCGGCCGAGGCGTCCGAGAGACTGACCGACGTGCCGCCGGTCTGCGTCCACGAGTAACTCGCGATCGAGCCGTCGGCGTCACTCGAACCGGTGGCGTCGAGCGTCACCGTGTCGCCGGCCTGCACCGTCTGATCGGCACCGGCGTCGGCCGTCGGCGCAGTGTTCTGTGCCTCGACGGTGATCGTCAGGTCGTCGGTGTCGGTGACGCGCGTGCTTTCGCTGTCGATCCCCGACCCCTCGCCGGCGACGGTGTAGTCGCCACCGGCTGCGTCACTCGGCACCTGGACCGTGTAGGTGATCGTGTAACTCCCACCCAGCGAGACCCACTGAGTCTCGGATGGTTTGTACGTCACACCGTCAGGGCTCTCCTGACTCGTCACTGTCCACCCTGACGGGAGGTCGACGTCGATCGCCGGGCCGTTGACGTCGTCGGCGGCGTTGACCGTCGCCTCGACGGTGAAC harbors:
- a CDS encoding malectin domain-containing carbohydrate-binding protein, which encodes MQSGDTTVAPGETFTVEATVNAADDVNGPAIDVDLPSGWTVTSQESPDGVTYKPSETQWVSLGGSYTITYTVQVPSDAAGGDYTVAGEGSGIDSESTRVTDTDDLTITVEAQNTAPTADAGADQTVQAGDTVTLDATGSSDADGSIASYSWTQTGGTSVSLSDASAAQPTFTAPDLTSEETLTFEVQVTDDDGATATDSVSVTVQPTSTGAKSAEVAITPNSGLEASTYGGGSFQVTNTGDQNIESVTIDLSTTTLPDMVFDPDGTAGDQAAKGLTIDSQSGDGVGVVSTADGDVFSQPHNGQDGSDGYDVLTIEFTDFDPGETVAFSADNDPTSIKGATVSSQEAGPVSGLELARATVDVGYADGTTQTTQAIGDGSQGGAQAVADSDVPAAPSIGAEGVSLDGTALDGYHGAATVTEAAQTITVSGPANADVTLVRVEGELELSNVPDYDGTPGYEIEDFEANKAENVEYYSATLDSNGEATIPVTLTDSTDVGGLNYFVAAVEDGDGAGLSSNVVVLELDPDAGNSAPTVDSITDQGVTEGESLSVDVPASDADGDDLTYSASGPSFVMANADGTLTIAPGADAVGTYTVTVTADDGQATASEEFAVYVDEPDQDGEVVFAANAGGSSYTAADGTTYQAGADATALASGSTYSVSQSIANTEDDTLYQTERYGGSDGNVAPNLALDVEDGTYEVTLKFAEIYQGVSGSDSPDSTTPPVDGTNENDRLFTVTVEGEEVLTEYDIFSEVGPLTATDKTYTVEVTDGTLNVDFAAINDNAKLSAVKVEQIDTADDGPGVIGDFENAPTDPDGDGLYEDVNGDGDVNVGDAQAIFANADDPVVVNNVDAFDYNGDGDVNVGDAQALFANGVEAGDSDGTEA
- a CDS encoding PKD domain-containing protein; the protein is MNSTTPSNRKALTLLLVTVVALSATVGFAGFAGAATTTDLTVSVTDDDNTIEPGETTTVEIAVASADGGVGAAELGVTSSDPGVAAITDVTVLNEPGSTDNDVAGGGGSADVKYAFADSPDTGSVTVLEVTLQAASAGTTDIEIVENAQTGNLVVFDENGAGYTLDSVGSATLTVNTQPVAVADADPETVTEGETVTLDASASNDPDQGDSLSYQWSQTGGPDVTLSDATAVQPTFTAPDVDSETTLEFALTVTDSFGETAIQSTSVTVQPPEAKETTVSLKPGEQTATVGAERTYDVVVDSAAGGVGAADIAVSVDDSSIATITDVTVLNGANSEDVTIADSTAEFEYFGADTAQTGPVTVATVTVEGAGEGTAGLSIGAADGNEDVLVFDEQGVPYEVTGTTGASLEVQPVQFVVDGTSAPAKAAVGSTTTVTATISSDGAVESTQTVDLQFDLDDDGTAETVDSQQVTVAANGQTQVTFEVDVPADAAFGERGYTVETASDSAGGTVEVTPPAVNDAQDLPGDPDGDGLYEDVNGDGNLNTGDAQSLFSNRDADAVTTNVDAFDFNGDGSVDVGDAQALFTELTGAA